A single genomic interval of Pectinophora gossypiella chromosome 22, ilPecGoss1.1, whole genome shotgun sequence harbors:
- the LOC126377160 gene encoding C-type mannose receptor 2-like: MKQLLCFLLLMFLIEVLDARRFRCDYTYSKEANGYIKYQEIPATWHDARLRCHLEGTVLASPITTEIRNLMVRMYNDSSKSGMWTGIHSIFSKEDYTSVEGIRLSDIPHVWMKNEPDNDNNLESCLVQIPDGKLADGNCNETLPYFCFKKITPRMSMNSCGSPDSGYNLDQRTGKCYKFHKMTRIWSRAFMTCMSEGGHLAIINSEVESNILKEIFAKYPPGTYAGPEINTDVVFVGFHDWNERGEYLTIHGQTLNEAGYERWNPGEPNNPDSQFCGGMFRNGNLDNSSCEKRSAFICEKDPESLMCDHDE; encoded by the exons atgaagcagttgttatgttttttgttgttaatgtttttaattgAAGTTTTAG ATGCCAGGCGGTTCCGATGCGACTATACCTACAGCAAGGAAGCCAATGGCTACATCAAGTACCAGGAGATACCTGCCACCTGGCATGACGCCCGGCTGAGGTGCCATCTTGAAG GCACAGTACTAGCGTCCCCTATCACAACAGAAATCCGGAACTTAATGGTTCGCATGTATAACGACTCCTCAAAATCAGGCATGTGGACTGGAATACACTCCATATTTTCAAAAGAGGACTACACTTCTGTGGAAG GAATTCGTTTATCAGATATTCCTCACGTCTGGATGAAAAATGAACCTGATAACGATAACAATCTCGAAAGTTGCTTGGTGCAGATACCTGATGGGAAATTAGCTGATGGGAATTGCAACGAAACCCTTCCCTACTTCTGTTTCAAGAAGATCACTCCAAGAATGAGTATGAATTCTTGTGGATCTCCTGACAGTG GTTATAATCTCGACCAGCGCACAGGCAAATGTTACAAGTTCCATAAGATGACTCGCATCTGGTCAAGAGCCTTTATGACCTGTATGTCTGAGGGTGGTCATCTAGCCATTATCAACAGCGAAGTCGAGAGCAACATCCTTAAAGAAATCTTCGCCAAATATCCACCTGGTACATATGCTGGCCCAGAGATTAATACTGATGTGGTCTTCGTTGGTTTCCACGATTGGAATGAGCGTGGAGAATATTTGACCATTCATG GTCAAACATTGAATGAAGCTGGGTATGAGAGATGGAATCCAGGAGAGCCAAATAACCCCGACAGTCAGTTCTGTGGCGGAATGTTCCGTAATGGTAATCTAGACAATTCgtcttgtgaaaaacgatcagcGTTTATATGTGAAAAGGATCCTGAAAGTCTTATGTGTGACCatgatgaataa